A region from the Clostridium beijerinckii genome encodes:
- a CDS encoding metal-binding protein: protein MKVQILDIISGKDRSKKIDYTFEMPQFSFEGDIIKPIGSCEVVGVISSDSDMLIVNAKIKADLEMTCSRCLDTFIYPIDIDIEERFTTNSKSQDDEAIVVMDDVLDITEIVETSIISTFPIQRVCKDDCKGLCQECGCNLNYNKCSCNKENVDIRFEALKGLFDNKEV from the coding sequence ATGAAAGTACAAATTTTAGATATTATTTCAGGTAAAGATAGAAGCAAAAAGATTGATTACACATTTGAGATGCCACAATTCAGCTTTGAAGGAGATATAATTAAACCTATAGGCTCTTGTGAAGTTGTTGGAGTGATTTCATCAGATAGTGATATGTTGATAGTAAATGCTAAAATTAAAGCTGATTTAGAAATGACATGTTCAAGATGCTTAGATACCTTTATCTATCCAATAGATATTGATATAGAAGAAAGGTTTACAACTAATAGTAAATCACAAGATGATGAAGCTATTGTTGTAATGGATGATGTTTTAGACATCACCGAGATTGTTGAAACTAGTATAATTTCAACTTTCCCGATTCAAAGAGTCTGCAAAGACGACTGTAAGGGACTTTGTCAAGAATGTGGATGTAATTTAAATTACAATAAATGTTCTTGTAATAAAGAAAACGTAGATATACGTTTTGAAGCCCTAAAAGGTTTGTTTGACAATAAGGAGGTGTAA
- a CDS encoding 50S ribosomal protein L32 has protein sequence MGNPARKCCSARTKKRRAQTFKASLPGIVECPQCHEMKLAHRVCKNCGFYKGKEVVASEN, from the coding sequence ATGGGAAATCCAGCAAGAAAATGTTGTAGCGCAAGAACTAAGAAAAGAAGAGCTCAAACTTTTAAAGCTAGTTTACCTGGCATAGTTGAATGTCCACAATGCCACGAAATGAAACTTGCTCATAGAGTATGTAAAAACTGTGGTTTTTACAAAGGTAAGGAAGTTGTAGCTTCTGAAAACTAA